The genome window GAATTAAAAGGGTTTTAGTCACCTCCAAGGATGACCGTGACCATGGCTGGTACGTCTGCTTTGTTGCTGCCCCCACTAGTGGGTGAAGAAAACATGCCTTTTTCAGAAAAAATGGAACTTTGCATGTAAGGTTTGTTTTGTTTGTTACCTTGAATTCCTTTATGTAACCACATATTTATTTTTCAGCAACCATGGAAGTATTCGACGAAATTCCTGACTTCCGTACTTGGGTAGAAAAAATGTTGACTGCTGCTCCTATGGACAAAAGATCTTGGAAAGTGAAGACTCACGGTACTCTTTATCTTTGCAGTTCCTCTCCTCTTTTACTTGCTTATACATAAAATTTTCATCATTCCCCCCTTTTTATTAGGGTTTTCTATTCGTGGCATTAGTCCCGCATCTGTTCCATCAACCAGGCTTTTTGTAAGTCTTGCTCAAGAACGGATTTTGAGTGCTTCTTCCTCCAAGAGGAAAACTATCGACGCCCGTGGGTCTGATGATGAAGAGGATATAGAATAAGGTTCTTTGGTGAGAAAACCGCGTGTCAGGAGACGCGTGGTTTCTAATGATCAAACCCCTGTCTCTCATGATCCCCCATCAAGTTCAATTCCCTTCAGACTCATTGATGAGCCAGAGAATGCCCCTTTAGAAATTTCTGATGAAGATGCTGGTAACACAGCTAATCCCCTATCAAGTCCTGTTGAAAGGTTATTCTCCCATGGCTTTGAGGGTGAAGAAGGCCTCAGGCCTATTTTTGAAGAATTGCCACTTGCTTCCTTTCCAGTTTTATCTACTGTTAAACCCCTATGTCTTTTCCCGGTGTTACTCTAGTGGTTTCTCCCGCTGCCACTTCTCATGTAGAAGCTGAGCCTTCTAGGAGCAGGCGGGAAATGAAAAAAATTGTGATTGATGTCCCCGAGGGTGCAAATTTATTGAGGAAGTCTGGACAAGCTGACATGTGGTTGAAGCCATTGTTAGGACCCGTGGAGAAGAAGAAGTTAGAGGGTCACAGTTTCTTAACCTTAATGAATGATATTGTTCATTCTTCTTTTAAGGTATAAATTTACTTACATTCCCTTCCTTCTTTTACCTCATTCGTAACTTCCTTcttttttatatattaatttgATAGGCACAAAGCTTATGAAAAGGGTCTCTTGGACTGATCAACAACTAATTGAATTGCGTACTAAGTCTGATAACTGGAGAGAACAATTTGAAGGTCTTCAGCTGGAAAAGGACGTTCTTGCAGAAGAGAAAAAAGCTTTGGAACATCAAATGGGAATGATATCTGCTGTGTTAGCAGTTCTAAAAGCTTCTTCTAGTCAAGTTGAGAAGGATAAGGATAGACTAGAATCCTCTTTTGTTGAACAACTTTCCAAGGCTACTGAGTAGATAAGAGGTTTGAAAGAACTCCTCAATCAAAAAGAGGTTTACGCGGGTGAATTGGTTTAAATTCTTACCCAAGATCAGGAAGATCTCCGCACCTCTACAGATAAAATTAATTTCTTGGAAAGTTCTCTTGCTCCTTTGAAGACAACTTATGAAGCCTCGGAAGTAAAAAAAGAAGAGCTGAGAGCTGAAATTGATCAGTGGGAGAAAAAATATGAAGCCCTCGAGGATAAGTCATCCCTGGATGTTAGATGTGCTTTTTTGAACACTCGCCTCGAGACTTTAACTGAAGCCAATCAGGAAGGTTTTGACATTAACGCTGAGATTGCTAAGGCCAGAGAAGAAATTAAACAAACTCAGCAACGTCAAAGCTTTTCCAGACCTAAAGATGAAGGTTCTAAGGGTAATGGAGATGGATTTATTCCTGGTGAAGCTGATGTTCAACCCTCTTCTCCCCGAGTTGATCCTTCTTCTACTGTTGATGATGCTCCTTAGCTTTTCCTCTTTTCTAGACTTTTTGTCAAAAGTGTTTGTTTGTTGGTTTTTGCTTGGAACTCCCTTATGTTTTTTGGACAACTTTTTTGGAAGGTTTGTTTTTTCTACCCATGTATTTTTGGGTTATgatataaatatatttatttctTTTGCCGCATATTATGCTTTCTGCCCTTTTAGTATTTGAGCTTTCTCTTGTACTTAAAAATGCTTTAATAGATCGTGACTTCGATATACATGggtttttataaaagagggcccttttatattaacgacactgatgaagatgacatctcatcttcatattggtgcAAATATATAAAACATGAAGTAGACATGAAAATAGAGataatttgaggaagttttatgTTTTAATAGACCGTGACTTTTGATGTCTTTTTTGCGGCTGTATATGTTACTCCATTGACCTCATCTCCCCCAGTTATTACGTTGGCTGTTCTTTTTGGTGATGGAGGTTTTTGGGGCTTTTGTCTGTTCTTCATGTATGATTGTCTTCCTTTCTCACTGAACAGATCGGTAAGATAACCCTGCTTCAACAAATGCTCGACCTCTCCTTGCAGAAGCCTACAATCTATTATTCTATGGCCATGATCATTATGAAATTCGCACCAGAAATCTGGATTTCTTTTGCTTGGATCTGATATCATTTCTTTAGGTCATCGCACCTTATCCCCCATACCTCTTAAAACAGCCACTAACTCGGAGGTACTGATGTTAAAACTGTAATCTCATATTCTTGCTTGCGTATTGGAATCGTTGCTTTGGGCATCTCATTCCTTTTTGAACTTAGATGAAGAACTCGTGTCTTTTTGTCTTAGTCTTGAATCGAATCATGCACTCTCCTGTTTAGATCGAGAGTCTCGCCCTGCGGGTCCCATGTATGGCTCATAGCTATTTTTACCGGGCCTTCTTTCTGATTCTGAATGTCTCGATCCTGGCCTCTCATCGGCCCTTGGCTGTGCGACCATATCTTCTTATATCCGCAACTTTGTACTGTACCTGTTGTACACATCGTTCTAAGTTGTTGTTGGAAATTCTCGCAAACTTTCTTTCTGCCTCCTCgtggcttctgaacttttctcgttCAAGTTGCTCACGAATGCCATAGCCGCCCAATTATCAGGTACTCAAGGTAACATCATCCTCTCCCGCTGGAATCTATCTACGAATTCCATAAGCAATTCTGTACTCTCTTGTTTAACCTTAAAGATGTATTCCAtcattttttcaactttttgagcccccgaatgtgcttttataaatgaatGTGCAAGCTCAGTAAAATAATCAATAGAATTTTtgggtaaaagagaataccacaTTAACGCTCTCTTTGTGAGTGTTTCATCAAATGTTTTAACTAAAACCGATTCGATTTCCTGTTTGGTTAAGTCATTGCCTTTCACACCAGTAGTGAACGCAGTTATGTGATCTCGAGGGTTAGTTGTTCCGTCATATTTGGGAATATCAggcattttaaacttttaaaaattggTAAAGGTACCGCACTTGGCAAGGGTTGTTGTGAATACTTGTCAATATCCACCCCTTTGATTATGGGTGGTATACCTAGTATCTGCTCTATAAGATCATTCTGTTCCTTCAActgtttctgcaaagttagcACTAAACTTTGTAAATTAGAATTATTTGGAGTACTTAACCCTCCATCATAAGATTCACTAGAATTTTCTCCACTTCCAGAATTATCAAGCTCTGAACGCGGGTTCTCCAAAGTTGTTATATTAACTAGTGGAGGAGTTTGCGCCGCATTGGGTAATCCCTTAACAAAATCTTGTAGTGCATTATTCACGTGTTCTGCAATCAATTGCTTTAGAGCGTCTTGCTCCACGGTTTGGTCGTTTCCCTGCTGATCATCAGTACATGAAGTAGATCTTTCAGGCGAACTTCCATAGGACTGTTGAGGGGATCCCATAGGTGTGTGGTATGGTGGAGTTGTACCTTGTTGGTTCAGCTGGTTGTTATCGTTAACAGTTGACATATTgtattgttaaagattgaaaagTGAACAGATTATCAGATTTTCGGTAACGGAACCAAtctgtttaacccaaaaatagatttttcGGTCAAATTCAATATCTAGAAGAAATCGGGCTACTGGTAGccaagatttacttcactttccTAACAATTTGAAAGAATAGATCAAGGAATGGAaataattgacaaagaaaatatgaaattaacTAGTAATCACTCCCAAAATTTTGGCTTAGAACTTTTGAGAGTAAAGCAAAGAATAGCTCtataaatttcaataataattatttcttgCCATTACAAATGAGATTTCAATTCTTATATAGGAGCATACAATTGTAACGGTTCCCTTATTTAATTTGGGCTCACTAATGATATTAATTGTCTTGATTGCCCGTTACCATGTACAACCGTAATAGAAATATTTATGATTAAAGATTTCTTGTTGTTGCACCAATTTCCCTTACTTATTTATGACAGGTTTGTGTATCTTCCCTTCTTCACAGCCTTTATTTATTTCGTTCATGTTTCTCCTTTTACATCTGCCAGGTCCGATTATTTCCTCAGTGTAACCCCGTGGGAGTTTCTCTCGTGCCTTTTCCGCATTCTTTAACTCGTCTAATTAAGAATGCCACTTGTCCTTTCATCGATGTTCCACATACCATGCCCCGTCAGCTTATTGATAGTCCACATGTATTGTCTTTTTCCACTAATACAATGTCCATGTCCAGTTTTTCAGCTTGgattaatttcttttaatttatgAATTAAAAGGTATTTAGAGCAAGGAAGAATTTTGGCCCTAGCCCAAATTTGGTTAGGGTGAAACAAACATATGGACTTCAGATCACTTTCCCTCTCAAATTATAATTATTGCCAACTCTTTTCTGCATCTTTTTTGCTATGCTCCATATTATTTTGCATCGAACTACTAGCATCCTACGGTATCAAATTATATGTTTTTGCTCACGTACACCCACTGCCTCTTATGTGGTAGCACATTTCATATTTATTTCATCAGTAAGATATTCAATCTCTCGATGTTTATACTTTGTTGATTGATGCTAACTATGTTTGAACTTAATCACAAAAATGTTCTGACTGATGCAGGATTTTGAGGTGATGATCTGGtgataaacaacaacaacaacaacaaacccagtgtaataccacaagtggggtatggggagggtagtgtgtgtgCAGACTTTATCCCTACTTTGTGATGAACTAGTAAAAAGTTAAAAGAAAATAAGATAATCGTATTATGTTAGATAAATGGAGCCTCTATGTGACTTTTGTGAGGGTAGTGAAGGCAGTGGTGTATTACACGTCAGATTTAGCAAGGCTTTGTTTGGATTGTGATGGATTGGTGCATTGAGCAATTTTTTTATCGCGAAGGCACCCTCGTTCACTTATTTGCGACAAATGCAGTTCACATCTAGTTCCATAAAATATCTGGATGATGAAATGTGCCTATGACAGTGCTGTGATTCCAATGGAAATGGTTGTAGGGGTACAGGACATCGATGCCAGAAGTTGAATTATTATAGTGATTATCCTTCGTCTAATGAGTTTGCTAAGATTTGGTTTGGAGTTGGTGAAATGCGTGATAGTAATGTTAGCTTTGGTACCTCTTGTAGCTCACTGAGTGTCAATGAAAATAATTCCTCAACTGCATGTTTGTAGTTTAGAGGAAATGAATTAAGCTCCTTGGTTACTACTCCATCTCTACCCATCCCTTCTAATCTCACTTACTTGACACCCTTCAATGGAGATTCAGTATCTCTCTTCCCAGATGAATCTAGTCTCCCAAAGGTTAAATATATATTCTTTTCTAGTCTTTTTTCCATTTTAATACTTTTTAGTACCATTTATTCGCTCCCAAATCTATGCACTGACCGTGTAGAAAGAGTCAGATCATCAAAATTAACACAGGTGATCTGGAGAATAAGACACATTACTTGCTACAACATATTAAAATATACTGACAATGATAGTGTACATACGTCAAATCTTTCCACTAGGGTTGTTGTAAATATCGCTCTCTTATTAGATTGCATTACTAatgttttttttgtttctttaaatGCAGCTAGGTTGTTCCAATATTAAGGATCTTGGATTTCAAGGAGGAGATAATCTCGCAGAAGCTATTGACTTGATGATGCAACATTGAGCTTCGATTGTGgttatgagatttttggcagttcACAACAAAGTCATCCAACATATACTAGTGAAGACAACAGGGGTTTGGATTGCCTTGTCAAGGAGAAGAACTTATCTATCTCTGAATCTTTAAGTCATGCTGAAACTGCTCTAGAGGTTCTCTGGCCTGCTTTTGTCACAGTTGCTCAATTGATGAAGATGTATTTAATCTTTTTTCCTTTGTCATGTGTGTTAGttactgtatgggtcaaaatacGCCCTGAGAATATTCAGGGCGAGATAGCATTACTGGAAGAATCCTCAAGTTGTCACTTATTAAGATGGTTTGAGAAGCCGCACGGCCAGCGGTCGACGTATTAAGATGGTTCGAGAATCCGCACGTCTAGCGGTCGAAGAGTCGATGATAGTCGTAGTCAAGGTGTCAACAATGATTGAGGTCGAGGTCGAGTACGTTCAATAGAGCTGCAACGGCTAGTTTTCAAGATAGGATATCAAAGAGAATATTCCcttggatattctctgcacttgtactttTAGGGTTTCTTGGAAGtatatcccatataaatagaataAGAAACAATGATAGAAGGGGTGACATTCATTTTGTAAGAAAAGCACTTTTACAAAAAGATTCGGTCTTCACTCGATAGAAAGATCTACTTTTCAGTGAAATTCTTATCTACACTTTACCATCAGATTCGAGAATCCTTGATTATTCAAGGATTTATCTTTCAATCATTATCAGACAAAAGGTTCATTTATTCCACCTTTATTGATTGAATCATTTCCCTTATctacttaaatgccatttattattGCCTATCGAATATTATATGCTACACCACTGTTCTTGATTTTTCAGAGTATTTATCACGTGGTGTCTTTACTGTCCGCATGAACACCTATcaatttctttttataatattaagatctaaggatattattattaactaggaTTAACCTTTGTTTATTTAAATTTCATTATTTGAATCAAGATTTAtatttttggtcaaataatttggcgCTGTCTGTGGGGATTTCTTAGTTAAAATTTTAGTTTCCGCTAGATCTACAACTAACACGAGTCACTGACATCACTAAACCCaagatctcctttctttgtgtATACAAAACCCTATATGACAGATAACCGAGAAGAAAGGACGAGAATAAcaagtgacctcccaaccaacctcatgaacgtcATCAATGAAAGATTTGAAACGGCGGATGAGGACATGCCACCCAGCGCATCCCCTAGGCGAGATGGGTCACCACCCCCACACTATAGCATAACGAAACCTCGTATGAAAGGACCCTACACGTCTGTAGAGGAAGTGGCACCCCCAGCTACACAAAAACCCCTCGAGGCATGGCTGACCAACATGCTAACGGGCATCCTCAATAAGCCCGCTCCAGGCACGACTGCAGAAATCGCAAGGACTTGCACGATACAACAAATAGACAAACAATGCAACCCACCTCTCCTTTCAACGAtaggtattactcacaatgtcatTGGCAGTGCAGATGTCAGCACCCTCACGGCCATCCTAAAAAGGACGgaggaaatggagaatgaaaacaaGGCGCCCCGAGATTAAATAaaagaacaccaagaaagggACGATAAGATACCGGGCATCCCTAAGCTGTTGCCGAAGAAGGAAGCCAGCCGGTTCATCGAGCAACCCTACAGTGATGATGAAGTACCGCATGCCATgccaaaaaccttcaaaatgccatcCTACCTTAGGATATAAGACAGCACGACTGACCCTGAGGATCATGTGACTCATTACATCACCAAAAAAGCAACGACCTCACCAAAGAACACGTGTCTTCcatcttcctgaagaagtttgGCGAAACCCTCACAGGAGGGGCATTTACATGGTATTCGCAGCTACCAACACGCTCCATAAAAACCTTTGAAGAAATGGCCGACAAGTTTGTAACGGCCCACGCCGgagccaagaaggccgaggcgaaagtgaatgacatattttctattaAAAAATCTCCGGGAGAGggactgagggacttcctcgcctgGTTTAACTGAGTAAGAATGACTTTGCCAAATGTATCCAAAGGGATGGAGGTCGAAGCTTTTCAGAACGGGCTGAGTAGGGATGGTTCAAGAGCAACTAGGAAACTGCTGAGTCGGTTGATGAAGTAcccccaaccacttgggatgaaatccaCAATGCTTATTGTGTCGAGGTCCGTACAGAtgaggacgacctcaatgggCCAACCCACCGACTAACCTCGGTACAAGGCAAATCAAGAAAGGATTGAAGAGACAAGCCAGAAGAGATCATCCAGTTCCGCGACCTAACAGGGAACAACATCAACCATATATCAGGATGGTCGCCGCACCCTCCCCCCGCTATGAAAAAGGTCCATCCAGACCAAGGACGGGAACTCATCGGAATGACACAGGTATGCCCCACTATTATTTGCTCACAATTTTTGAgtgtcacctacagagatagtCTACGCCCTGGAGAAGCTCAGGCCAAAAGTGAAGTGGTCGCCAAAGATGAGATCTGATCCTAACACCAGAAAATCCAACGCCCTATGTGAGTGCCACCAGGAACGAGGGCACAAAATTAAAGATTGCATCGCCCTGAGGTAGGATGTCGTGAATATGTTACGACAAGGAAACCTTAAAGAGCTTCTAAGCTATAGGGGAATAACCAATTTCGCCTGAGGACACGAACATCAAGGACCGCCTAAGCCACCCTTACCAGCTCgtatcatcaacatgatcatcggcggcggcgATGACGCCTCTATTAACAGTGTGAAGTTCACCACTACCCACAAAATCAAGCGATCTATCACCCGCGAATGGTatgacgaactcgaagaaagtatcatcttcgacaagTCGGACGCTGACAGTTTGGCTTTTCCTCATAATGATGCCCTCGTTATTACTCTGTGAATTTTAGATACTGATGTTAAACGCATTATGATAGATGACGGGAGCGGCGCATGTGttatccatcctcgagtacttacccaaatgaaactcgaggatagGATAGTACCGCGCTGCATCATGCTaactggttttaacaatgcagttaaACGAAGATCAGAGGAAATTACACTCCCCGTTCTGGCTGGCGACGTAACTCTGGAAataacattccacatcatggaccaggacacCGCGTACAACGCCATAGTAGGACGACCGTGGATACACCCCATGAAAGCCGTCCCCTCTagcttgtaccaagtcatcaatTTCCTAACTCCGTGGGGAATATTCAGTATACGAGGGGAACAATGTACATCTCGGGAATGCTATTGTATTGCCTTAAGACAACACAACCACCCAACAAAGaaaggacaaagaaaaagaggcgTAGCTATCAGCAGGGTCAAGGTCGGAGCATGATGAAACTGGGGACGACATCAAAGACCCCGACACGGTTGAAGTTGCAGGATCGACCATAGAGGACCTCAACCCCGTTCAATTAGACCCAAACGACCATAGCAAGAAGGCATATATCGGTTGCAAACTTCAATAGCCAGGTaaattcagtcaattcttaaaagtTAATGCAAATTTGTTTACTTTCAGCCATGCAGTTATGCCAGGCATACCGAAGGAAATCGCCACACACAAATTAAACGTCGACCCATTACACCCCCCAATGAGACAGATCAGTCCTAAATTCAACCCCACAATTAATGATGCAGTGCATGAGGAGGTGGAAATGGCGGATGTGCGTGGATTTTatagacttgaacaaagcatgtccgAAGGACTCATTCCTGTTGCCTCATATCTACCAACTAATCGATGCAATAGCCGGGCATGAACTACTAAGTTTCCTGGATGCctactgatggtaggctataattgcgtgttttagttgcttatcgcaCTTTAAATTACTACActtttattgagttttagccttaatcgctagtgttttgcactaattatgtgttttataccTATTAGGAGTGATTCCAaactatgtagatgttgtggcattaattcatgctattttggagttttgaagtctgagtaaaagcccaaggattaagttgggatcaaattcggggatcaacggacaaaCGTGCACTTAACGAGAGAAACAGAGAATCAAGCCAGACGTCACCCAGGTTTGCGATCGCGCATTGGGCGTGCATGTAAGGCAGAAGACCATCCAAAATGCGCGGCCATATGCGTGAGCATACTCTCAGGTGCGCGGCCACGCACGTCCAACTCTGGAAAGAGTGCTATTTCACGTAGAAGAAGATGTgttcatttgggcccgaccctacttggtatatatgcATGGAAGAACAGtatgttttgggacttttgacacatctaagactaaggaggctaaggagaagtaggagaagcaagagcacaaggatttcatcctccAATCCTCATTCAAGACAAGGGTTTAGATTgttttatattttcctttaacttaaacttatttgtgatgaatttctccatatctatggagtaattcttctttagagattgatggatttggtgttttgagaattgtttatggatattaactctagtttttatgtattgaatcattttgggtgttttaattgttgcatatatattcacatgtttatgtaatcgaaagaggtataacttgtgatgtttttgcattatcttattggttgaattcattaattcttcttagtaatcgaaagaggctagttgaattactGTTTAGACCTAgctaggagaataatcgaaagaggttctcttaCAAATCAATCCACTACAAATTCTTAcatatcttcaccaagcttaacttagttcatattgtggggttgaaacttaatcgagagaggagtttctactgaacattcgaactaataatagagtgaattcgagagactcacttaaaccttagaagtgaattaactagagttaaatcccatacaagtatcttgcacctatctaatcaacccctattttctcccattgatagcttctttgcttactcttgttgtaattgtcattagccaaaagtttagactcttagttagtTTTGGTTTTTATCACATAAATCTCACttgttgattatcttggatagcaatctagctataaattacgaaaatactgtttaactccaatccttgtggatacgatattatattatactatatttgactagcgagcatatttttgcgctcgtcaaatttggcaccgttgccggggattggcaattaatagtgtttgaaatagttatagtgctaattcaggaatttttctttttattttttttttctctttttatgtttGGTGTTACTTGACTGTGCGCAGGCTACAAGTTAGattggtgtatgactcgatcctctGGGAAGTGCTACCATATGAACTAGAAATTGAGAAGCAACTGtgacagttgaggaaggaaaaaaaatctccccgagaatatagagaaggttgggcaatcctcaaccaaagaaattatggcgggagatgatgataatgttgatttggctgcaagagaggcatcCCAACAAAGAGAAAAAGCTACACGAGATGCTGAGGATACAACTcttcgaaatgcacaacttgtctacGAGGAGGAAAGGGCTTGGAGAATTGTTCAGAATCAACCTTTGGGTGCAGACCaattcggaaatatagctcccgaTGTTGGGAGACCActgggcgattatgctagactggtctacaaccaaggcttatcaagtgtgaaaccacctccagttgcagctaataattttgagctaaagcaagggttgctccaaactcTTCGAAACAGTTGTatcttcagaggaaagatgaatggagatccaaacaatcatctgatggacttcgaggagattatgaacacctttaaatttaatggtgtgtcacaagatgcagtctacttaagggcattccccttcacactcaaagacgATGTAAAGCACTGGCTTTGAAGCTTTCCTAATGGATCAATTAGAATATGGGATGAGATGACTAgaaaatttcttgacaaatatttctcatctgCTAATacaggcaagtttagaagagaaatctatAACTTTTGCTAGAACgagactgaaactgtgtttgaagcttgggagaggtttaaagaGATAattcgaaagtgtcaacatagtggaattgaactctggatgcaaccccaggatttttgggatggattgacaccggcctcatgcagaacattgagcaacgcagctggaggtccgttgatgaagaagactccaaaggagatagtcacaattctaaatgagttatctgaagacgcaaatcagtggccctctgaaagTGCTAAAAGAAGAAGGGCGaatggtgttcaccaggttgatgctaacacatttgtgcaggtacaacttgatgctatggcaaAAGAGATagggaagctgaccttagcttcaATACAGAGTAAGAATCATGCAGCATGTGACATATGtagaagaggacaccctactcatgagtgtcaagcctcaatcgAGGAAGTTAATGCTGTCGGGAATTATAaattcaatgcaatgggtcagaagcaccccattttttcatggagttcacctgggggtattgcaaatgcatggcaacaaaataatcCCAAATTTCAAGGACCTCCTGGTTTTGTGAATCAGCTGAGGCCACAGTTTCAGCCTCAATAGCCAATTCAGTCTGGGTTAGAAGATCTAATGATGTCCTTCATTGTCAAGACGGATGAGAGGCTAGATACTAATGGTGctgctatcaaagaacttggcacaGGGTTACAAAACTTAGAGAAGCAAGTGGGGCAAATTGCCACTGTATTATCAGAGAGAATCTCTGGTACTCTGccagctgatactgaaagaaaccccAAAGAAACAATGAACACTATAAACTTGAGAAGCgagcaagtgttgaaagatcccgcCTGTCCAACAAGTGAGTGTACCTGAAAAAGAAGTTGAGGAGCagctgaaaaatgaagttgataagaagaagaaaggcaagaagggagctgagaaaaagaagaaggagggcACTtcgagaaaggaggatcgaatgAGAGCGAGTacatgcctgctctaccttttccccaaaagatgTATA of Nicotiana tomentosiformis chromosome 7, ASM39032v3, whole genome shotgun sequence contains these proteins:
- the LOC138895308 gene encoding putative zinc finger protein CONSTANS-LIKE 11, giving the protein MLDKWSLYVTFVRVVKAVVYYTSDLARLCLDCDGLCCDSNGNGCRGTGHRCQKLNYYSDYPSSNEFAKIWFGVGEMRDSNFRGNELSSLVTTPSLPIPSNLTYLTPFNGDSVSLFPDESSLPKLGCSNIKDLGFQGGDNLAEAIDLMMQH